The Bos javanicus breed banteng chromosome 21, ARS-OSU_banteng_1.0, whole genome shotgun sequence genome includes a region encoding these proteins:
- the LOC133234170 gene encoding myeloid-associated differentiation marker-like isoform X1, translated as MGCCLRQLQLFSTCMAFSLGASVGTWKGAIGNWSMFIWCFCFVLTLLILIVELCGLEGHFPFSWDNFLITCNCYSALLCLSASIIYPIIYIQFFSNSHDWDRTIISTAFSCIAFVAYAMDVTWTRAQPNMITGYMATVPGLLKGLETVVACVIFVFLSNTSLYLHQPALEWCVAVYSTCFVLSSVAILLNLGKCDSRLSIPFSVFQVVLTLLSVLLYTTALLLWPLYQFNEELGRQLQRSSDVNCSSRIPTSVCIWDQQLAVVSLTAINLLIYVTDLVFSARLNFNSG; from the coding sequence ATGGGCTGCTGCCTCCGACAGCTGCAGCTGTTCTCCACCTGCATGGCCTTCTCGCTGGGGGCCAGCGTGGGCACCTGGAAGGGGGCCATAGGTAACTGGTCCATGTTCATCTGGTGCTTCTGCTTCGTCCTGACCCTCCTCATCCTCATAGTTGAGTTATGCGGGCTGGAGGGCCACTTCCCCTTCTCCTGGGACAACTTTCTCATCACCTGCAACTGCTACTCCGCCCTCCTCTGCCTCTCGGCCTCCATCATCTACCCCATCATCTACATTCAGTTCTTCTCCAACAGCCACGACTGGGACCGCACCATCATCTCCACTGCATTCTCCTGCATCGCCTTTGTGGCTTATGCCATGGATGTGACCTGGACTAGGGCCCAGCCCAACATGATCACAGGCTATATGGCCACCGTGCCAGGCCTGCTTAAGGGGCTGGAGACCGTCGTGGCCTGTGTCATCTTTGTCTTCCTCAGCAACACCTCCCTGTACCTGCACCAGCCGGCCCTGGAGTGGTGCGTGGCCGTGTACTCCACCTGCTTCGTCTTGTCATCCGTGGCCATCCTGCTGAACCTGGGCAAGTGCGACAGCAGGCTGTCCATCCCCTTCTCCGTTTTCCAGGTTGTGTTGACCCTGCTCTCCGTCCTCCTCTACACCACTGCTCTGCTCCTCTGGCCGCTCTACCAGTTCAACGAGGAATTGGGCAGGCAGCTCCAGCGGTCCAGTGATGTGAACTGCAGCAGTCGAATTCCCACCTCCGTGTGCATCTGGGACCAACAACTGGCTGTGGTTAGTTTGACAGCCATCAACCTGCTGATTTATGTGACTGACCTGGTGTTCTCTGCCCGCCTGAATTTTAACAGTGGCTGA
- the LOC133234170 gene encoding myeloid-associated differentiation marker-like isoform X2 — MGCCLRQLQLFSTCMAFSLGASVGTWKGAIGNWSMFIWCFCFVLTLLILIVELCGLEGHFPFSWDNFLITCNCYSALLCLSASIIYPIIYIQFFSNSHDWDRTIISTAFSCIAFVAYAMDVTWTRAQPNMITGYMATVPGLLKGLETVVACVIFVFLSNTSLYLHQPALEWCVAVYSTCFVLSSVAILLNLGKCDSRLSIPFSVFQVVLTLLSVLLYTTALLLWPLYQFNEELGRQLQRSSDVNCSSRIPTSVCIWDQQLAVKPF, encoded by the exons ATGGGCTGCTGCCTCCGACAGCTGCAGCTGTTCTCCACCTGCATGGCCTTCTCGCTGGGGGCCAGCGTGGGCACCTGGAAGGGGGCCATAGGTAACTGGTCCATGTTCATCTGGTGCTTCTGCTTCGTCCTGACCCTCCTCATCCTCATAGTTGAGTTATGCGGGCTGGAGGGCCACTTCCCCTTCTCCTGGGACAACTTTCTCATCACCTGCAACTGCTACTCCGCCCTCCTCTGCCTCTCGGCCTCCATCATCTACCCCATCATCTACATTCAGTTCTTCTCCAACAGCCACGACTGGGACCGCACCATCATCTCCACTGCATTCTCCTGCATCGCCTTTGTGGCTTATGCCATGGATGTGACCTGGACTAGGGCCCAGCCCAACATGATCACAGGCTATATGGCCACCGTGCCAGGCCTGCTTAAGGGGCTGGAGACCGTCGTGGCCTGTGTCATCTTTGTCTTCCTCAGCAACACCTCCCTGTACCTGCACCAGCCGGCCCTGGAGTGGTGCGTGGCCGTGTACTCCACCTGCTTCGTCTTGTCATCCGTGGCCATCCTGCTGAACCTGGGCAAGTGCGACAGCAGGCTGTCCATCCCCTTCTCCGTTTTCCAGGTTGTGTTGACCCTGCTCTCCGTCCTCCTCTACACCACTGCTCTGCTCCTCTGGCCGCTCTACCAGTTCAACGAGGAATTGGGCAGGCAGCTCCAGCGGTCCAGTGATGTGAACTGCAGCAGTCGAATTCCCACCTCCGTGTGCATCTGGGACCAACAACTGGCTGTG AAGCCATTTTAA